A stretch of Ursus arctos isolate Adak ecotype North America unplaced genomic scaffold, UrsArc2.0 scaffold_4, whole genome shotgun sequence DNA encodes these proteins:
- the NLGN1 gene encoding neuroligin-1, which translates to MPLFISQSGEPVICQALWYTRDTKTKEKAGRAWLGHSEGVPDGAANENKGFLSTGDQAAKGNYGLLDLIQALRWTSENIGFFGGDPLRITVFGSGAGGSCVNLLTLSHYSEGNRWSNSTKGLFQRAIAQSGTALSSWAVSFQPAKYARMLATKVGCNVSDTVELVECLQKKPYKELVDQDIQPARYHIAFGPVIDGDVIPDDPQILMEQGEFLNYDIMLGVNQGEGLKFVENIVDSDDGISASDFDFAVSNFVDNLYGYPEGKDVLRETIKFMYTDWADRHNPETRRKTLLALFTDHQWVAPAVATADLHSNFGSPTYFYAFYHHCQTDQVPAWADAAHGDEVPYVLGIPMIGPTELFPCNFSKNDVMLSAVVMTYWTNFAKTGDPNQPVPQDTKFIHTKPNRFEEVAWTRYSQKDQLYLHIGLKPRVKEHYRANKVNLWLELVPHLHNLNDISQYTSTTTKVPSTDITFRPTRKNSVPVTSAFPTAKQDDPKQQPSPFSVDQRDYSTELSVTIAVGASLLFLNILAFAALYYKKDKRRHDVHRRCSPQRTTTNDLTHAQEEEIMSLQMKHTDLDHECESIHPHEVVLRTACPPDYTLAMRRSPDDVPLMTPNTITMIPNTIPGIQPLHTFNTFTGGQNNTLPHPHPHPHSHSTTRV; encoded by the exons GTTTCTTGAGCACAGGGGATCAGGCTGCAAAAGGAAACTATGGACTTCTTGATCTCATCCAGGCTTTAAGATGGACTAGTGAGAACATTGGATTCTTTGGTGGTGACCCCTTAAGAATCACTGTTTTTGGATCTGGCGCTGGGGGTTCATGTGTCAATCTTCTGACTTTATCCCATTATTCTGAAGGTAACCGTTGGAGCAATTCAACCAAAG GACTTTTCCAACGAGCCATAGCTCAAAGTGGAACAGCGCTTTCCAGCTGGGCTGTTAGTTTCCAACCTGCAAAATATGCTAGAATGTTGGCCACGAAAGTTGGGTGCAATGTTTCAGATACCGTAGAGTTAGTGGAATGCCTACAGAAGAAGCCTTACAAAGAACTTGTTGACCAAGATATTCAACCAGCAAGATACCACATAGCCTTTGGACCTGTGATTGATGGTGATGTAATACCAGATGACCCTCAGATATTGATGGAGCAAGGAGAGTTTCTCAACTATGATATAATGTTAGGAGTTAACCAAGGAGAAGGGttaaaatttgttgaaaatatagTAGATAGCGATGATGGTATATCAGCCAGTGATTTTGACTTTGCTGTTTCCAATTTTGTTGATAATCTATATGGATATCCTGAAGGCAAAGATGTTTTGAGAGAAACCATTAAATTCATGTATACTGACTGGGCTGACCGTCATAACCCTGAAACCAGAAGGAAGACATTACTGGCTTTGTTTACAGACCATCAGTGGGTGGCACCAGCTGTAGCTACAGCAGATCTTCACTCGAACTTTGGTTCACCTACGTATTTCTACGCCTTTTACCATCATTGCCAAACAGATCAGGTTCCAGCTTGGGCTGATGCAGCTCATGGAGATGAAGTCCCCTACGTACTAGGAATCCCCATGATTGGACCTACAGAGTTATTTCCTTGCAACTTCTCCAAAAATGATGTGATGCTGAGTGCAGTTGTAATGACATACTGGACAAATTTTGCCAAAACTGG tgACCCAAATCAACCAGTCCCTCAAGACACAAAATTCATCCATACCAAACCCAACCGCTTCGAAGAAGTAGCATGGACCAGATATTCCCAGAAAGACCAACTTTATCTCCATATTGGATTAAAACCAAGAGTTAAAGAACATTATAGAGCCAATAAGGTGAACCTCTGGTTGGAGCTGGTACCTCATCTGCATAATCTCAATGACATTTCTCAGTATACCTCGACAACAACTAAAGTGCCATCAACTGACATCACTTTCAGACCCACAAGGAAGAATTCTGTCCCTGTCACATCAGCATTTCCCACTGCCAAGCAGGATGATCCCAAACAACAGCCAAGTCCGTTTTCAGTGGATCAAAGGGACTACTCCACCGAGCTGAGCGTCACTATTGCCGTTGGAGCGTCACTGCTGTTTCTGAACATCCTTGCCTTTGCAGCCCTGTACTACAAAAAGGATAAGAGGAGACATGATGTTCATAGGAGATGTAGCCCTCAGCGCACCACTACCAACGATCTGACCCACGCACAAGAAGAGGAGATCATGTCCCTCCAAATGAAGCACACTGATTTGGATCATGAATGTGAGTCCATCCATCCACATGAGGTGGTTCTTCGGACCGCCTGCCCCCCAGATTACACACTAGCTATGAGGAGGTCACCTGATGATGTTCCCTTAATGACACCCAACACCATTACAATGATTCCCAACACTATACCAGGGATTCAACCCTTACACACATTCAATACATTTACCGGAGGACAGAACAATACTctgccccatccccatccccacccccattcacaTTCAACAACCAGGGTATAG